A genomic stretch from Bradyrhizobium sp. 195 includes:
- the fdhF gene encoding formate dehydrogenase subunit alpha produces the protein MSLIEEIDFGTPASKSETMVTLTIDGNEVTVPEGTSIMRAAMDTGHQIPKLCATDMVDAFGSCRLCLVEIEGRAGTPASCTTPVMSGLVVHTQTERLKKLRKGVMELYISDHPLDCLTCGANGDCELQDMAGAVGLRDVRYGYEGENHVFAKSDGCSNDHWMPKDESNPYFTYDPSKCIVCSRCVRACEEVQGTFALTISGRGFDSRVSPGMSESFLGSECVSCGACVQACPTATLTEKSVIEIGQPEHSVVTTCAYCGVGCTFKAEMRGEEVVRMVPYKDGKANRGHSCVKGRFAWGYTNHKERILNPMIRERIEDPWREVSWDEAFSFAAARMRGIQKTFGRDAIGGITSSRCTNEETYLVQKLIRAGFGNNNVDTCARVCHSPTGYGLSTTFGTSAGTQDFDSVEDTDVVVIIGANPASAHPVFASRLKKRLRQGAKLIVIDPRRTEMVESPHVKALHLPLMPGTNVAVMTALAHVIVTEGLANEAFVRERCDWSEFEEWAAFVAQPNNSPEATAILTGVNPKDLREAARTYATGGNGAIYYGLGVTEHSQGSTTVIAIANLAMVTGNIGRPGVGVNPLRGQNNVQGSCDMGSFPHELPGYRHISGDAVRDQFEALWNVKLNPEPGLRIPNMFDAAVEGTFMGIYVQGEDILQSDPNTSHVVAALSAMECVIVHDLFLNETANYAHVFLPGSSFLEKDGTFTNAERRIQRVRKVMTPKNGMADWEVTIGLAKAMGFEMNYSHPSEIMDEIAALTPTFAGVSYAKLDELGSVQWPCNDKAPEGTPVMHIDGFVRGKGKFVVTEYVATDERTGPRYPLLLTTGRILSQYNVGAQTRRTENVVWHAEDRLEIHPHDAEQRGVREGDWVRLKSRAGETTLRAEITDRVAPGVVYTTFHHPDTQANVITTEYSDWATNCPEYKVTAVQVSPSNGPSDWQKAYDAQARQSRRIAPAEAAE, from the coding sequence ATGTCTCTGATCGAGGAAATCGACTTCGGCACGCCGGCTTCCAAATCGGAAACGATGGTGACGCTGACCATCGACGGCAATGAGGTCACAGTGCCCGAGGGCACCTCCATCATGCGGGCCGCGATGGACACCGGCCACCAGATTCCAAAGCTCTGCGCCACCGACATGGTCGACGCGTTCGGCTCCTGCCGTCTTTGCCTCGTCGAGATCGAGGGTCGCGCCGGCACGCCGGCGTCCTGCACCACGCCGGTGATGTCCGGCCTCGTCGTGCACACCCAGACCGAGCGGCTCAAGAAACTCCGCAAGGGCGTGATGGAGCTCTACATCTCCGACCATCCGCTCGACTGCCTCACCTGCGGCGCCAATGGCGACTGCGAATTGCAGGACATGGCCGGTGCAGTCGGCCTGCGCGATGTGCGCTACGGCTATGAGGGCGAGAACCACGTCTTCGCCAAGTCGGACGGTTGCAGCAACGACCACTGGATGCCGAAGGACGAGTCCAATCCCTACTTCACGTACGATCCGTCCAAGTGCATCGTCTGCTCGCGCTGCGTCCGCGCCTGCGAGGAGGTGCAAGGCACCTTCGCGCTGACCATCTCCGGCCGCGGCTTCGACAGCCGTGTCTCGCCGGGCATGAGCGAGAGCTTCCTCGGCTCCGAATGCGTCTCGTGCGGCGCCTGCGTGCAGGCCTGCCCGACCGCAACGCTGACCGAAAAGTCCGTGATCGAGATCGGCCAGCCCGAGCACTCCGTCGTCACCACCTGCGCTTATTGCGGCGTCGGCTGCACCTTCAAGGCCGAGATGCGCGGCGAGGAAGTCGTGCGCATGGTGCCCTACAAGGACGGCAAGGCCAATCGCGGCCATTCCTGCGTCAAGGGCCGCTTCGCCTGGGGCTACACCAACCACAAGGAACGCATCCTCAACCCGATGATCCGCGAAAGAATCGAGGATCCCTGGCGCGAAGTGTCCTGGGACGAAGCGTTCTCGTTTGCCGCCGCCAGGATGCGCGGGATCCAGAAGACATTCGGCCGCGACGCTATCGGTGGCATCACATCGTCCCGCTGCACCAACGAAGAAACCTATCTGGTGCAGAAGCTGATCCGTGCCGGCTTCGGCAACAATAATGTCGACACCTGCGCCCGCGTCTGCCACTCCCCGACCGGCTATGGCCTCTCGACCACGTTCGGCACCTCGGCCGGCACGCAGGATTTCGACTCGGTCGAAGACACCGACGTCGTCGTCATCATCGGTGCCAACCCGGCGTCCGCTCACCCGGTGTTCGCCTCGCGGCTGAAGAAGCGGCTGCGCCAGGGCGCCAAGCTGATCGTGATCGATCCGCGTCGCACCGAGATGGTGGAATCGCCGCACGTGAAGGCGCTGCACCTGCCCCTGATGCCCGGCACCAACGTCGCCGTCATGACCGCGCTGGCGCATGTGATCGTGACCGAAGGCCTCGCCAACGAGGCTTTCGTGCGTGAACGCTGCGACTGGAGCGAGTTCGAGGAATGGGCGGCGTTCGTCGCCCAGCCGAACAACAGCCCGGAAGCCACCGCCATCCTCACCGGCGTCAATCCGAAGGACCTGCGCGAAGCAGCCCGCACCTACGCGACCGGCGGCAATGGCGCGATCTATTACGGCCTCGGTGTCACCGAGCATAGCCAGGGCTCGACCACGGTGATCGCAATCGCCAACCTCGCGATGGTCACAGGCAATATCGGCCGTCCCGGCGTCGGCGTGAACCCGCTGCGCGGCCAGAACAACGTGCAGGGTTCCTGCGACATGGGCTCGTTCCCGCACGAGTTGCCCGGCTACCGCCACATCTCCGGCGATGCCGTACGCGACCAGTTCGAGGCGCTGTGGAACGTCAAGCTCAATCCTGAGCCGGGTCTGCGCATTCCCAACATGTTCGATGCCGCGGTCGAAGGCACGTTCATGGGGATCTACGTGCAGGGCGAGGACATCCTCCAGTCCGATCCCAACACCAGCCACGTGGTGGCGGCGCTGTCGGCGATGGAATGCGTCATCGTCCACGACCTCTTCCTCAACGAGACCGCGAACTACGCCCATGTCTTCCTGCCCGGCTCGAGCTTCCTCGAGAAGGACGGCACCTTCACCAATGCCGAGCGGCGTATCCAGCGCGTGCGCAAGGTGATGACACCGAAGAACGGCATGGCCGACTGGGAGGTCACCATCGGCCTTGCCAAGGCGATGGGCTTCGAGATGAACTACAGCCACCCGTCCGAGATCATGGACGAGATCGCAGCCCTCACTCCGACCTTTGCCGGCGTCTCCTACGCCAAGCTCGACGAGCTCGGCTCCGTGCAGTGGCCCTGCAACGACAAGGCGCCCGAGGGCACGCCGGTGATGCATATCGACGGCTTCGTCCGCGGCAAGGGCAAGTTCGTCGTGACCGAATATGTCGCAACCGATGAGCGCACCGGCCCGCGCTATCCCCTGCTGCTCACCACCGGCCGCATCCTCAGCCAGTACAATGTCGGCGCGCAGACCCGACGCACCGAGAACGTGGTGTGGCATGCCGAGGATCGCCTCGAGATCCATCCCCACGATGCCGAGCAGCGCGGCGTGCGCGAGGGCGACTGGGTGCGGCTGAAGAGCCGTGCCGGCGAGACCACGTTGCGTGCGGAAATCACCGACCGTGTCGCGCCCGGGGTCGTCTACACCACCTTCCACCATCCGGACACGCAGGCCAACGTCATCACGACGGAATATTCGGACTGGGCGACCAATTGTCCCGAATACAAGGTCACGGCGGTGCAGGTATCGCCCTCGAACGGCCCGTCCGACTGGCAGAAGGCCTATGATGCGCAGGCGCGCCAATCGCGTCGCATCGCGCCGGCCGAAGCCGCGGAGTAA